The Streptomyces sp. NBC_00306 sequence ACCGATGCCCCAGGCGAGCAGTGAGCCGAGCAGACCGCCGACCGCGAGCGCCACCACCAGCGCGATTCCGCCACGCCTGCGCAGCAGGAAGAGCACCGCCGCGCTCACCGCGCCGAAGGCGAGCGCGAGCAGGGCAAACGTTCCGTCTGCTCCCATCGCCTCTTCACCCTCGGTGTCCCGCAGGAACACCGCCTTGCCGTCGGAGATCAGCGGCACCCGGGGCGCCAGCCACAGCCACAGCAGGCCCAGCGCCACACCCGCGACCGCCACCGCGACCAGCACCACCGCGCTGTCCCGCAGATCCGTCCTCAGGTCCGGGTCGTCGGGGTGCGCCCCCTCGTGCCCCTCGGCCCCGTGGTGCGGGTACGCGGGTACGGGACCGGTCGGCGGCGTCTGCCACGGATCGTTCGGGGAGGGCTGATGCGGCGGTGTCAGCGGTGCAGTCACACCGCCATCGTGCCAAACGTGTTCGTCCGGCGCCTCACCGGACCGCCGCCCGCCGATAGGCCCACGTCGCGACCGTGAGCGAGACGACGCCCACGAACGCGCAGACCGCGAGGTCGAGCGCCACGACGGCCCAGTCGGGGCTCGCCTCGAAGGTCCTGGCAAGGGCCTCGACGCCGTACGTCGACGGCAGCAGATCACGCGCGTACGAGATCGGCCCCGGCAACCGGTCCGCCGGCAGTACTCCCAGCAGCAGCGCGGCCGACATGCCCAACTGCCCGAGCAGTGTGGCGAATTCCTGGCGCGGTGCGAGCAGGCCGAGCGCCGCACCGAGACCGGCGAGCGCGGCCCCGCTCAGCGGGATCACCGCCACGAGCACCCACAGATGCGTCATGGGCAGCTGGAACAGCACGCTGCCGGTGACGGCGGTGACGATCGTGCCGGGCACGGTGAAGGAGGCGTACGCTCCGGCCGCCCCGAGCACCACGGCCGCGGGCGGCACCGGCAGGGTCGCATAGTGGTCCAGACCACCGGTGGCGCGCAGCTGCCCGAAGTACTGGGCGAGCAGATTCAGCGCGACGAACGCGACGACGAGGACCGAGGAGCCGGCGACGACGGCACGCGCCTCGGCACCGCCGTCCACGACCCCGCGCATCAGGACCATGATCCCGACGGACTGGAACGTCGCCACGAAGAGGAGCGGGATCCTGGCCACCCGTGCCCGCGACAGCTGCGCGCGGTACACGGCACCGAGAGCCGGCAGCAGCCGGGCCCGCGGTGCGAGAGGCGCGGCGGGTTCGGCCGCCGCGCTGTGGACCCTGATCTGTCCGGTTTTCCCGGACACCGCCTCCGCGGGAACGATGCTCACGCTTTGACCAGCCCCTTCGTCGCGTTCCCCCCGAGCGCCAAGTACACGTCCTCCAGGCTGGGCGTCGTCAGCGTGAAGTCGTCGAGTGCGGCGAACGCCGCTCCCCCCGTCACCGCGGCGACCGCGGCCCGCGCCTCGTCGGGCGCCAGTCGCAGCACCCAGCGGCGCCCCGACTGCTGCGCGGAGCCGCGCAGCGCGGCGACCTCGGGCACGTCCAGCGGCGCCCGGTCCCGCCACACCAGCTCGACCCGCACCTCG is a genomic window containing:
- a CDS encoding ABC transporter permease, with the translated sequence MSIVPAEAVSGKTGQIRVHSAAAEPAAPLAPRARLLPALGAVYRAQLSRARVARIPLLFVATFQSVGIMVLMRGVVDGGAEARAVVAGSSVLVVAFVALNLLAQYFGQLRATGGLDHYATLPVPPAAVVLGAAGAYASFTVPGTIVTAVTGSVLFQLPMTHLWVLVAVIPLSGAALAGLGAALGLLAPRQEFATLLGQLGMSAALLLGVLPADRLPGPISYARDLLPSTYGVEALARTFEASPDWAVVALDLAVCAFVGVVSLTVATWAYRRAAVR
- a CDS encoding DUF2567 domain-containing protein produces the protein MTAPLTPPHQPSPNDPWQTPPTGPVPAYPHHGAEGHEGAHPDDPDLRTDLRDSAVVLVAVAVAGVALGLLWLWLAPRVPLISDGKAVFLRDTEGEEAMGADGTFALLALAFGAVSAAVLFLLRRRGGIALVVALAVGGLLGSLLAWGIGTWLGPTDDVVAHAREVGKGVVFDAPLELNAHGALLAWPVAAMVVHLALTALFGPRDVEPEWDAYGPQDVSQHGPQSGPRHGA